The Benincasa hispida cultivar B227 chromosome 9, ASM972705v1, whole genome shotgun sequence genome has a segment encoding these proteins:
- the LOC120086374 gene encoding auxin-induced in root cultures protein 12-like, protein MASFSHFFLFLTLISSSLSLSHSLTCNSQSFPNRSFTHCQDLPHLNAFLHWTHDPKNSSLSIAFLASPPRSGGWVAWAINPTATGMVGSQAFLATLSGTTPSVRTFNISSYSSILPSPSLSFPFWNMAAESANGRLIIFATVKVPAKAKSLNQVWQVGPAVDPDSGVPAPHDFKPANLNAKGVLVFDKSGGGVAPSPAPSAHGGASGAPTPPVVGVNETAASPKAPGPDKGGVAGIRRRSLGLVVGWFVFVVWGIFSF, encoded by the coding sequence ATGGCTTCCTTCTcccatttcttcctcttcttaacCCTAATTTCCTCCTCTCTTTCCCTCTCCCATTCCCTCACTTGCAATTCTCAATCCTTCCCCAACAGATCCTTCACCCACTGCCAAGATCTCCCCCATCTCAACGCCTTCCTCCACTGGACTCACGATCCCAAAAATTCCTCTCTCTCCATTGCCTTCCTCGCCTCTCCGCCGCGCTCCGGCGGCTGGGTTGCCTGGGCCATCAACCCCACCGCCACTGGCATGGTCGGATCTCAAGCCTTCCTCGCCACTCTCTCCGGCACCACCCCCTCTGTTCGTACCTTCAACATTTCTTCCTACTCCTCTATTCTTCCTTCCCCCTCGCTTTCCTTTCCGTTCTGGAACATGGCGGCCGAATCTGCCAACGGCCGCTTGATTATCTTCGCCACCGTCAAAGTTCCGGCTAAGGCTAAGTCGTTGAACCAAGTCTGGCAAGTTGGACCGGCGGTCGACCCGGATTCTGGTGTTCCTGCGCCGCATGATTTTAAACCGGCTAATTTGAATGCAAAAGGCGTGTTGGTTTTTGATAAGAGTGGTGGTGGTGTTGCTCCTAGCCCTGCTCCAAGCGCTCACGGTGGCGCGTCTGGTGCACCTACGCCTCCGGTAGTCGGCGTTAATGAAACTGCCGCTTCTCCCAAAGCGCCGGGTCCTGATAAGGGTGGGGTTGCCGGAATTAGACGGCGGAGTTTGGGGTTAGTTGTGGGTTGGTTTGTGTTTGTTGTTTGGGGAATTTTTAGTTtctga